The region CAGTCGCTGTTCGGCCTGCCCGACACCCTCCGAGAGCATGTCTTTAAAGGGCGTATGATAGCCCATCGTCCCCAGATGGAGGAAGGCGAGCATATCCGTAATCCCCTGCGTATAGGCATCTCGTTCGTCGTCGTCCGGGTCGAAGACAGTCTGTCGATCCCGTTCCTCGAGGTACTCGAAGAGGATACTGAAATCGAGAACCGCGTTGCGAACGCGCCGGCGAATGCGGTTTCGCTTTTGCTTTTTCGAGTGATCGGTGTAATCCGTCTTCCGCCCGAGAAGAAAATCACGATCGGACGGTGTGAGAATCCCACGCGGTCGATCCGCATCGGCTGCCGTCTGCAGTGACGCCGGCACGTCATCCTGGCTCATACAGGACACACGGGTATCGCGCGAATTAACGTTTCTGATCTACTGAACATGTGTTTCGATCCACATGTCTCGAGTTACTGCGAGTCACCCGCCCTTCACTCCGGTGCGTCTGTGGCACTGATCGGATCACGATCGGTGGCGTTCGCACTCGAGGGCGGCCTCCGTAAGCACTGAAACGCCGATCTCGAGACTCTCCTCGTCGACGTCGAACGTCGGCGTCTGGTGGTTCGTCGGGTGGTCGGTGCCGACGAGAACGTATGTCGCGAGGCCGCCCGACTCCTGGACGCGTTCCATCAGGTACGTCGCGTCCTCGCTCGCACCCAGTTCTGCGGTATCGACGACGCGATCGACGCCGTCGGTTCGTCGCGCGACGGAGCCGACGAGGTCCCGAAGTTCGGGGTCGCTGTCGACGCTCGGCGACTCGCTGATTACGCGCGGCGTCACGTCACAGTCGTGCATCTCCGCGGCGGCGTAACAGACGCGCTCGAGTTCGGTTCGCGTGTACTCCATCAGCGCCGTCGTCTCCCCGCGAACTTCGCCTTCGAGGGTGATCTCCTCGGCGATGACGTTGCTCGCGGTGCCGCCCTCGACGGAACCGAAGTTCACGCGCGTCATGCCGTCGTTGTGTCGAGGAATCGCGTAGCCGTTTTGAATCGCCGTCGCGAGCGCCTGCATGGCGTTCGCCCCTTCGTTCGGGGCCGTGCCGGCGTGGGCACTCGCACCCTCGAACGTGGCGGTGATGTGGGCCATCGCCAGCGGTTTTTCGACGCCGGCGACGACGGTTCCCGTGGGGTGGCCCAATCCGAGGTGAACGGCGAAGAGGTCGTCGATTCCCTCGAGATAGCCGCCTTCGGCCATCGCCTTGCCACCACCCGAAATCTCCTCGGCGGGCTGGAAGAACACCGTGAACGTTCCCTCGAAGTCGCTGTTTTTGACCGCCTCGAGCGTTCCCAATCCCATCGTGATGT is a window of Natronorubrum sediminis DNA encoding:
- a CDS encoding amidohydrolase, which translates into the protein MSHDVRTGLSELRREFHRHPEPGWREFRTTDRIVAELEQIGVDEIAVGRECLASDARMAVPGEEEIEPWAERAREAGVRDEILELTADGHTGVVAVLECGGGPSVGLRVDMDATAIPESTEGGHRPADEGFRSEHDGYMHACGHDAHITMGLGTLEAVKNSDFEGTFTVFFQPAEEISGGGKAMAEGGYLEGIDDLFAVHLGLGHPTGTVVAGVEKPLAMAHITATFEGASAHAGTAPNEGANAMQALATAIQNGYAIPRHNDGMTRVNFGSVEGGTASNVIAEEITLEGEVRGETTALMEYTRTELERVCYAAAEMHDCDVTPRVISESPSVDSDPELRDLVGSVARRTDGVDRVVDTAELGASEDATYLMERVQESGGLATYVLVGTDHPTNHQTPTFDVDEESLEIGVSVLTEAALECERHRS